The sequence GTTGTTTCAGCTACAAAAACTTTAGCTTCGCGTGGTCTTGCGTTTAGGGGTAGCGATGAAACATTAGGCTTACCAGATAATGGCAACTTTCTAATGCTGATCGAATTTCTCGCGGAATTTGAACCTTTTATGAAGGATCACATCAGGAAGTTTGGCAACAAGGGCTCTGGTAGAACTAGTTATTTAACTAAAGTAACGTATGAAAAATTTCTTGCGTTGATGGCGGAAGCGTTGTCAAAAActataattgaagaaattaaaaaagcgaaatattattcaataatagtAGATTCAACACCTGATGTATCACACGTAGACCAACTTGCCTTCGTAATTAGATATGTCACTGACGATGGTGATCCGGTAGAACGTTTTTTGTTATTCGTTAAGAATCCCAGGCATAAGGGGCATGAATTGGCAGATTCAGTTGTTTCTACTTTGGAGGCTTTCGGCCTGAAAGTTATTGATTGCAGAGGTCAATCTTACGATAACGCCAGCAATTGTTCAGGCATGTACAAGGGTTTACAAGCGCGAATTCGCGAAATCAATGGTTTAGCTATTTATGCTCCATGTGGTGCTCACTCTTTGAATTTGGTAGGAGTTCATGCAGTGGAAAGTTGTTCAgaagcagttttattttttaacgtgcttcaaatattgtacaatttcttCACAGCGTCTACACAACGATGGGAAATTTTAAGGTCCACTGAAAAAACTAAATCAATCACACTAGCATCTTTGTCCACTACTAGATGGTCTGCTCGTGATGCCGCAGTTGAggttttgaatcaatattttcagGACATAGTTGAGATTTTAAAAACGATAGAAAAAACTGATACGGAAAATGCAATCACCAAATAGGAAGCTAAAGGCATTCGTGAATAATTGGAAAAACTGGAGGTTGCTTTTATGCTGGTTTTGTGTTCTTTTTTGATTTCAAGAATCAACGCTGTCAGTTAGAAATTGCAAAAAGTTGACATTAGCATTGCTGAGGTTATCGGTCAGTACCGTGGGCTCATAAAAATGGTTGCTTACACTCGGAATGAATTTGATAGTTTCGAACGAAAAGCACTCCAAATATCCGCTACTCAATTGTATGAGTCAGATTTTTCCCGGAAAAAACTAAGAAAACTACGTGTCGACGAAACAAGAGATAGTGAAGTTCAATTTTCGGGTCGGGACGTGTTTAGAGTTAATACTTTCAACGTCATTTTAGATAAGTTGTCAACTGAACTAGAAGAAAGATGTGCAAAATATCAAGTTATTTACGAAAACTTTGCCATTATCACTCAATTTGATAAGATGGAATCAAGTGAAATTCGTGCGAAATCAAAATTACTCAGAGAAATCTATCACTCGGACTTTGAATCTTCATTGGACGatgaatttgttcaattttacgCATTTTGTTATGCCAAACAAATTCAGCAAAAGTCTCCATTAGAGTTATTAAGATATCTCCGTGGAAATGATTTGTCTTGTGTCTTTCCGAATGTTGAAATTGCTTATAGAATATTCATTACTATTGCTGTGACCAACTGTAGCGCAGAAAGatctttttcttgtttgaaaagaataaaaaactatttGCGCTCCACAATGAAAGAAGATCGCCTCAACAGCTTAGCAATTTTGTGTATCGAATCTGAGTTACTGCGTTCTTTAGACTTCGACAACTTAATCACCCAATTTGCCAATAAAAAAGTTCGGCGAGTATTTatctaagaaaaatattgtttctctGACAAAACTTATTTCTTACCCCAGTTCATAGACAcatttcaaaatatgaagttgagattattcaatttgattatttaatttatttcgcaAGTTAGCATTAGAGACAGGTCTATTCGCGCAACTCAGCTACGCcgctcaaaacgtggacatttgacaaaatcggggaggatcaaattttacacaaatctaatatcttctcttgatgagaatgtaaaaattaattaatttgtcatgaataatgttttggcagttctgttttttgttcaaatcgtaaaaaatagcattaagaatatttgaaaaaaagtaaatttttttaaaaaccacacACCaaacgaataagaaaattaaaaattataagttgtgatgagaatgtgtctacacagcgggctgattttttattgtcaagatagtttttcacgattgaaacacaaaatacgcatgctataaaaaagtgatttaaaaccaACTTGTAGATCTTTCCAAAATGCACAAATTTTGTGAAGccatcttttcacctattttgcacagtttaaccgcaaaatgtaatttttgattttccattatttttttatgctgtcaaaatttcaattttcgatttttcaaaaaaattcgaaaagttgttagaataatcttgtacggcattgaaaaagaaacatttttttcttcagtctttttttcatatcgtgcattatttggcttaaaatgtcgattttcgtgtgttttttggaatttttaaaatgctataaccctggtaatttttggttttataacaaaagtcattagaataaattgatcgtctgattgaatgctatgaatatccgtacagacaatttttgaattttggaaaaaagtgggctcaaaaattttaaaaatatgctcactttttaaatccaatctttcaattctttcgaaagttatcttgctaaaaaactaaaaatatacacacacacaccaGGCACTCATAGAAAGGcagaaagacacattcgtaaaaacctgtttttctgattcagggggcctcaaaacgtggacatttgacaaaaatggggtgggtcaaattttactcaaatctaaTATCTTCCCTTGATGAGAACGTAAACATGGTAAAATCCTATTTACGGAATGGAATGCATCaaagtagaattttcgctaatacttcgcaacttcgatagtgagatgttggatactagatatttgctAGCGTGATACTATGATActaggacaacaatctggatttACNNNNNNNNNNNNNNNNNNNNNNNNNNNNNNNNNNNNNNNNNNNNNNNNNNNNNNNNNNNNNNNNNNNNNNNNNNNNNNNNNNNNNNNNNNNNNNNNNNNNcgccgtatggtgggttgaaatttttgtaaaaaaaatcaaaacatggttttcgatgtattttttcccgtagaattcgattctgaagtcaaaaaaataaaaaaattttttatttaaaaaaaaccatgaaaaaaccgtaaaatatgaggtttttcgatcaaaaccccataaaaaagtagctggaccctacttttttattgcaaattcggattcagcgtcgaaaaatacataagaatatata is a genomic window of Belonocnema kinseyi isolate 2016_QV_RU_SX_M_011 chromosome 8, B_treatae_v1, whole genome shotgun sequence containing:
- the LOC117178728 gene encoding zinc finger MYM-type protein 1-like, with the protein product MNDYRKKLSGAAYKKRAAEKSQKEQEALQKTRKLDSFFKEKQIDEKCVHDTNEEYSEKRGSNELRRNSLNDCSKSTENKGERSSYNREYNSVERECDNVCESLTENNSEPTEKYRDSNESLQDSVAANVFKLKQLANTQNRIDGNLTSQLEGEISYWKSILRRVVSATKTLASRGLAFRGSDETLGLPDNGNFLMLIEFLAEFEPFMKDHIRKFGNKGSGRTSYLTKVTYEKFLALMAEALSKTIIEEIKKAKYYSIIVDSTPDVSHVDQLAFVIRYVTDDGDPVERFLLFVKNPRHKGHELADSVVSTLEAFGLKVIDCRGQSYDNASNCSGMYKGLQARIREINGLAIYAPCGAHSLNLVGVHAVESCSEAVLFFNVLQILYNFFTASTQRWEILRSTEKTKSITLASLSTTRWSARDAAVEVLNQYFQDIVEILKTIEKTDTENAITK